In Solanum stenotomum isolate F172 chromosome 6, ASM1918654v1, whole genome shotgun sequence, one DNA window encodes the following:
- the LOC125868163 gene encoding methionine--tRNA ligase, chloroplastic/mitochondrial — translation MACRVQHSIQSSFWFLSSAPLRNWLNPRRIFFKNRISFGKELFFSSSSRTALYCTCSSSSSSGGDKDGFLANGVGGDDSFVLTTPLYYVNAPPHMGSAYTTIAADAIARFQRLLEKKVIFITGTDEHGEKIATAAAANGSSPNEHCDVVSQAYKSLWKDLDISYDKFIRTTDPKHEAVVKEFYSRVLANGDIYRADYEGLYCVNCEEYKDEKDLLDDNCCPTHLKPCVKRKEDNYFFALSKYQQQLEEVLKQNPGFVQPSYRLNEVQGWIKNGLKDFSISRASVDWGIAVPNDSKQTIYVWFDALLGYVSALLEDSELASLDTAISSGWPASLHLIGKDILRFHAVYWPAMLMSAGIGLPKMVFGHGFLTKDGMKMGKSLGNTLEPTDLVQRFGPDAVRYFFLREVEFGNDGDYSEERFIRMINANLANTIGNLLNRTLGLLKKNCQSTLAVDSDIAAEGNEFKAAVEKLVEKACVHYQKLELSAACETVLEIGNAGNLYIDGQAPWTLFKQGGTAFETAAKDLVIVLEAMRIISIALSPITPGLSLKIYSQLGYTEEQFKAVSWSDTKWGGLKAGQVMAQATPIFARIEDGTEAETKSAATKKVKKEKTPKSKSPVEA, via the exons atggcatGTAGAGTTCAACATTCAATTCAGAGCAGTTTTTGGTTCTTATCTTCAGCCCCTTTACGAAATTGGTTGAACCCAAGAAGGATTTTTTTCAAGAATCGAATTAGTTTTGGCAAAGAATtgtttttttcatcttcttcaagaACTGCCCTTTACTGCACttgcagcagcagcagcagtagTGGTGGTGATAAAGATGGTTTTTTGGCTAATGGGGTTGGGGGTGATGATTCTTTTGTACTCACAACTCCACTTTATTATGTTAATGCTCCTCCTCATATGGGGAGTGCTTATACTACCATTGCTGCTGATGCCATTGCTCGTTTTCAG AGGCTACTTGAGAAGAAAGTTATATTCATCACTGGCACAGATGAACATGGAGAGAAGATTGCTACTGCAGCTGCAGCCAATGGTTCTAGCCCAAATGAACACTGTGACGTTGTATCACAAGCTTATAAATCTCTCTGGAAAGAT TTAGACATAAGTTATGACAAGTTTATCAGAACAACTGATCCAAAGCATGAAGCTGTTGTGAAGGAATTTTACTCTCGGGTTCTTGCAAATGGTGACATATACAGGGCTGATTATGAGGGACTTTATTGTGTCAACTGTGAGGAGTACAAG GACGAGAAGGATTTGCTGGATGATAATTGTTGTCCTACACACTTAAAGCCATgtgtgaaaagaaaagaagataattACTTCTTTGCCTTATCAAAGTATCAACAACAATTGGAAGAAGTTTTAAAGCAAAACCCTGGTTTCGTGCAGCCTTCTTATCGCCTAAATGAG GTTCAAGGTTGGATTAAAAATGGcctgaaagatttctccatttCCCGAGCATCAGTAGATTGGGGTATTGCTGTTCCTAATGATTCGAAGCAGACTATATATGTCTGGTTTGATGCTTTATTGGG TTATGTATCTGCACTTCTGGAGGATAGCGAGCTAGCCAGTTTAGATACTGCAATTTCTTCTGGATGGCCTGCCTCGCTCCACTTAATTGGCAAG GATATATTGCGATTTCACGCTGTTTATTGGCCAGCGATGTTAATGTCAGCAGGAATTGGTCTCCCTAAGATGGTATTTGGTCATGGATTCTTGACCAAG gaTGGAATGAAGATGGGTAAGTCACTGGGAAATACACTCGAGCCAACAGACTTGGTTCAGAGGTTTGGACCTGATGCAGTCAGGTACTTTTTCCTCAGGGAGGTAGAATTTGGTAATGACGGGGACTACTCAGAGGAACGGTTCATCAGAATGATAAACGCAAATTTAGCTAATACAATTG GTAATCTTCTAAATCGCACACTTGGACTTCTGAAAAAGAACTGCCAATCAACTCTGGCCGTTGATTCAGATATTGCGGCAGAAGGAAACGAATTCAAGGCTGCAGTGGAGAAACTG GTAGAGAAAGCATGCGTGCACTATCAAAAATTGGAATTATCAGCAGCTTGCGAGACTGTGCTAGAGATTGGTAATGCTGGAAATTTATACATTGATGGACAAGCACCGTGGACTCTTTTCAAGCAAGGCGGCACAGCCTTTGAAACTGCAGCAAAG GATCTCGTAATTGTATTAGAAGCAATGAGAATCATATCAATTGCGCTATCACCAATTACACCAGGCTTGAGCTTGAAAATATATTCCCAACTTGGCTACACCGAGGAACAATTCAAAGCTGTTAGCTGG AGTGATACAAAATGGGGAGGGCTGAAAGCCGGTCAAGTAATGGCACAGGCAACACCAATCTTTGCCAGAATAGAAGATGGAACTGAAGCTGAGACCAAAAGTGCAGCAACAAAGAAAGTTAAGAAGGAGAAGACACCTAAAAGTAAGAGTCCCGTTGAAGCTTAG
- the LOC125867414 gene encoding histone H4, whose amino-acid sequence MSGRGKGGKGLGKGGAKRHRKVLRDNIQGITKPAIRRLARRGGVKRISGLIYEETRGVLKIFLENVIRDSVTYTEHARRKTVTAMDVVYALKRQGRTLYGFGG is encoded by the coding sequence ATGTCTGGCCGTGGAAAGGGAGGCAAGGGTTTGGGAAAGGGAGGAGCAAAGCGTCATCGGAAAGTTCTCCGTGATAACATTCAGGGAATAACTAAGCCGGCGATTAGGAGGTTGGCGAGAAGAGGTGGAGTGAAGAGAATCAGTGGATTGATCTATGAAGAAACAAGAGGTGTTTTGAAGATCTTTTTGGAGAATGTGATTCGTGATTCTGTGACTTACACTGAACATGCTAGGAGAAAGACTGTTACTGCAATGGATGTTGTTTATGCTTTGAAGAGACAAGGAAGAACTCTTTACGGGTTTGGTGGTTAA
- the LOC125867415 gene encoding histone H4, translating to MSGRGKGGKGLGKGGAKRHRKVLRDNIQGITKPAIRRLARRGGVKRISGLIYEETRGVLKIFLENVIRDSVTYTEHARRKTVTAMDVVYALKRQGRTLYGFGG from the coding sequence atgtctGGCCGTGGAAAGGGAGGCAAGGGATTAGGAAAGGGCGGAGCAAAACGTCACCGGAAAGTTCTCCGTGACAACATTCAGGGAATCACTAAGCCAGCAATTCGGAGGTTAGCGAGAAGAGGTGGAGTGAAGAGAATCAGTGGGTTGATCTATGAAGAAACAAGAggtgttttgaagatttttttggaaaatgtgATTCGTGATTCTGTTACTTACACTGAACATGCTCGGAGAAAAACTGTTACTGCTATGGATGTTGTTTATGCTTTGAAGAGACAAGGAAGAACTCTTTATGGATTTGGAGGTTAA
- the LOC125866683 gene encoding UDP-glucuronic acid decarboxylase 6-like — protein sequence MASNGNNHVSTKSPPEPSPLRKAKFFQANMRILVTGGAGFIGSHLVDKLMENEKNEVIVADNYFTGSKDNLKKWIGHPRFELIRHDVTEPLLIEVDQIYHLACPASPIFYKYNPVKTIKTNVIGTLNMLGLAKRTGARILLTSTSEVYGDPLVHPQDETYWGNVNPIGVRSCYDEGKRVAETLMFDYHRQHGIEIRIARIFNTYGPRMNIDDGRVVSNFIAQAIRDEPLTVQLPGTQTRSFCYVSDMVNGLMRLMDGENTGPINIGNPGEFTMLELAENVKELINPEVKIITVENTPDDPRQRKPDITKAKELLGWEPKVKLRDGLPLMEEDFRDRLGISRKK from the exons ATGGCTTCCAATGGGAACAATCATGTATCCACAAAATCACCACCAGAGCCTTCACCGTTGCGAAAGGCGAAATTTTTCCAG GCTAACATGAGGATTCTGGTGACTGGTGGTGCTGGATTTATAGGCTCTCACCTTGTTGACAAACTGATGGAAAATGAGAAGAATGAG GTGATTGTTGCTGATAATTACTTCACTGGATCAAAAGATAATCTAAAGAAATGGATCGGTCATCCAAGATTTGAGCTGATTCGCCATG ACGTTACTGAGCCATTGTTGATTGAAGTAGACCAGATTTATCACCTTGCTTGCCCTGCTTCCCCCATTTTTTACAAGTATAATCCTGTTAAG ACAATTAAGACAAATGTAATCGGAACGTTGAACATGTTGGGACTTGCCAAACGAACTGGAGCAAG GATTTTACTCACATCGACTTCTGAGGTTTACGGAGATCCACTCGTGCACCCTCAAGATGAAACCTATTGGGGCAATGTTAACCCAATTG GAGTTAGAAGTTGTTACGATGAAGGCAAAAGAGTGGCTGAGACTTTGATGTTTGATTATCACAGACAGCACGGAATAG AAATAAGGATTGCTAGGATCTTCAACACTTATGGTCCTCGAATGAACATTGATGATGGTCGTGTTGTCAGCAACTTCATTGCCCAGGCAATTCG TGATGAACCCTTGACTGTCCAGTTACCAGGAACACAAACGCGCAGCTTTTGTTATGTTTCTGACATG GTTAATGGCCTTATGAGACTTATGGATGGAGAAAATACTGGACCAATTAACATTGGAAATCCAG GTGAATTCACAATGCTTGAACTTGCGGAGAATGTGAAAGAG CTCATCAATCCGGAAGTGAAAATTATCACCGTGGAGAACACACCAGATGATCCTCGACAGAGAAAACCCGATATCACAAAGGCAAAAGAGTTGCTAGGGTGGGAACCAAAGGTCAAGTTGCGCGATGGTCTTCCTCTCATGGAGGAAGATTTTCGCGATAGGCTCGGGATTTCaagaaagaagtga